GACTTACACGTGGGATCTGAAGTGCCCATGTGGTTTTTTCGGAAGGTGGTCTCGACCGTGCAGCAGCTTGCTCCGGATATGATTGTTCTCACCGGCGATTTCGTTCATAGCCGACCAGAGGAGGCTGCGGAACTTCCCCACATTTTGCAAAACTTGCACGCTCCACATGGAGTGTTCGCCGTTCTGGGTAACCACGATTACGCGGTGAATTATCCCGGAGATGCCGGTGTTCCTGGAGTCGAGGAGGTTGTCATTGCTGCTCTGGAGCGCGCAGGTATTACGGTCCTGCGGAATGACGAAGTCGAAATCGTCGCTGGTCGGAGTCGTTTGGGGATATATGGGGTCGATGAGTTGTGGAGTGGAGATGCGTCGGTTTCGTTACTACACGAAGATTCCGTAAGAACTCCCCGGATCGTTTTATGTCACAACCCAGATGCTGTGCAGTTTTTTCCCGAGCCGAATACTGACCTGGTGTTGTGCGGACATACGCACGGCGGGCAAGTGCGGATTCCACCGTTTCGTCCACTGCTGACAATGACGACTGATCGACGCTACTGGGGAGGACTCACGGCGCGCGGCAATGGGTGGGTCTTTGTCAGTCGAGGGATTGGCTATACCTGGCGGGTGCGCTTAGGGGCGCGACCAGAGTGCGTTGAGCTTACACTCCGAAGAGCAGAGAAGCACTAACGGACGCGAGACGAAAAGCGTGTCGATAGAAATGCAGGCTGAATACCTGCTGCCTGGAACCTTAACCGAGGGAGGGGCTATGGCCAGGTGGGTGAAAGGAGGAGGAACATCCACCTGGTCATAGCCAGGGAAACACGTTGTTATTCTTGAGTTTACGCTGCTAATGCTGGCTGAGGTGGGCTTGGCGGAAGCTTCGGTCGTGCCCAGGTGGGGAAGACATCCAAGGGCGATGCCCAGGAGACCTTCACTCGTGACGCGTTGCTAGGAAGCCGTACCTTACCACTATTGATAAGATGCGCCACTGTTGCTACGACTTCGTCGTCTTTCTCAGTGCATTGGCTGACGCTTTGAATAAGATCAAAAAGGGTAACTTGTTTCTGTGTCTTGGTCTGTGTCTGTTTCATGTTGAACGCCTCCACAATTGCTAAAGATACGAAGCAATTGTGATGCCAAAATTGGCGTCAATAACGAATCTTTCGTAACTATTTGATTATTAAGGAAAATGATCGATTTGTGAAAACTGAGGCCTGCACGAAGCTGTCAAGTTTCGATAACAATTGTCAGCTTTGCCGTTAAAATTTTAACGATCTGTCATAAAAAATAAGAATCGAGGCAAAACGGCACAGAGAAGAAGCTTTTTGTGATATTTTTCTGACACGGCTGGAAAATGGAGAACCGCAGAGCACCAGTATCTGACGGTTGAGAGAGGCTTTAGGCCTGCGACAGCGACCCCCAGCCGGACAGAAGTAGACAACATGCTCTCGCTGGAGTTGCTAGCCGAGCTTCGAGTCGCGCCTGGCAGGACTCGGAGTGACGCCCCAAGACACGTTGTCGTGCTGATGGGAGTGGGGGTAATGGCTATTTTCACTGTGACTGTGGGGAGGTGTCAGAGATTCGTCACTGCACGTTATCTTTATTTTCAAGACACTTGTCTTTTTGTGATAAGATAAGCGCTCGTTTGCTTGAGAAAGGGGGATTGCTATGGCTCGACGGGGCTCTTCTGATGACGACTCGGATCGCGTCATTGATCTAGAACAATTCCGCAACCAACTGGGGCGGGACTCTGCAGTAGGGCAGTTCCTGCAAGGTGGACTTTTCCGCAAGATCCTCGGCCCATTTCTTGCCGTCATGATTGGCCTGAAAATTCTCGGGTTCTTGTGTTTTACCTACGTCGGACCGAATGAATATGGGATCAAGGTCGTTCGCATTCCAATTATTCCAGGACTGATCAAGAAGGGCGTGCACGAGAAAGTCTACGACAGTGGCTTTCATTTGGTGATCAAGCCGTTCGGTTGTGAGGCGATGTATCTCTTTCCGAAAGACCTGCGTGTCTTCGATTTAACAGGAGCCCGCGAGGAAGCGGCCCGAGAGGCGAGTGTCACCCAAGCCGCACGTATTCAAACCTCTGATGGGTTCTTTGTCGATGTTGACGCCAGTATCCTCTACAAAATTATCGACCCTTACAGAGTATTTACCAAGCTCGGTCCAGGCCTGGCGTTTGAAACAGGTGGTATCGTACCAAAGGCGGAGCCTGTCTTGAAACAAACTTTTGGTGAGCTGGCGACCGAAGAATTCTATAACAGCCCGTTACGAGTTGCCAAGGCAGAGTTAGCGAAAGGCATGCTCAATAGAGAGTTAGCCGATTACGGACTCCAGGTCGAACATGTGCTGGTTCGCTATTTTCGTTACACAAAAGAAATCCAGAAAAATATCGAAGAGAGAAAGCTCAAAGATCAATTGGTGTTCAAGAACCAAGCCGAAGGGCGTGCTGCCACTGAAGCCGCAAACTTGAAAAAGGTGACCCAAGAAGGACAAGCGACTGTAGATATTAAACTACAAGAAGGACGCGCGTACATTACGGCGAAAGAAGCTGAACGCGACCTTTACGTGCGCAAGAAAAAGGCTGAAGCTGACTTGCTAGTGCAGATTGCAGAAGCGAAAAAAACACAACTCCGTAATGACGCCCTTCAGGGGGCAGGGTCCGACCGTATGGTCGGCCTCAAGATGGCGGAAGTCTATAAAGGGTTGGATGTCGTGATACTGCCGAGTGATGGTGCGAATGGTGTGAACCCATTGAACCTCGACCAGACGCTCAAGCTGCTTGAAGTGAAGAAATGAGAGGAGCCAGACCATGAATACCCTCAGCAAAATTCTCGTCGTCTTTGTTGTGCTCCTCTCGCTGATTGTTTTCTTTCCCTATCCCCATACAACGGGCCCGACCGAAGTCGGAGTCCGTACGATCAAATGGCACCCCGTCTACAAACGTGGGGTTATGGAAGAGCCACGTGAACCTGGAGGAACGTACTTCTTTTCCCCCATCCTCAATGACTGGCATACCTTCGATACGCGACTACAGAACATTGAGATGACAATGTCTGGGAGCCGGGGTGACCGTGCCCGTCGAGATGATCTGCTGTTCAAGACGATCGATGGCAACGACATTAGTTTGGATGCGATTATTTCTTATCGTATCGATCCGCAGAAGGCGCCACATATCTTGCAGTTTGTCGCTGGCAGCGATGCTGAATTAAAGGATAACGTGATTCGTACTGTGGCGCGAAGTCGGACACGGGACATCTTTGGTGAGTTAACCACCGAACAATTCTATGTTGCTGAAAAACGCAACGAAAAGAGTGAGCAGGTGAAAGCGATGCTCAACGAAATCCTGCAACCCTATGGAGTGATTGTTGAGCGCATATCTACTAAGGATTATCGCTTTAACGAAGCCTATCAGGATGCGGTTGAAGCCCGGGAGGTTGCTGACCAAGTCGCTGAGCAGAATAAGTCTGCCGCCAAAGCCGCTGAGGAAGAATACCTAAAGAAGTTGGAAGAAGCGAAGGGCGAAGTAAACAAGATGGTGGCTGAAGCAGATGGTCGCTTCCGCCAGGCGCAGATCGAAGCTGATGCCTATTATCAACAACAACAACGGATCGCTGAAGCGATCGAAGCAGAAGGGATTGCCCAGGCGAAAGGTATCACGGAAATGAATAAAGCCTTGGCTGGCAGTGGTGGTGAGGTGATGGTAAAGCTGAAGATCGCGGAAGCCCTGGCTGGGAAAAAGATTCTTCTCCTGCCTTTGTCGGGGGCGGGGATGGACATTAAGACCACCAACATGAATAAACTGTTGGAGACATACGGACTACAACGCATTGTCCAGGAGAGTCAAGATGAGAAGGAATGAAGACCTATGAGCCAGCTGGCAATGGTCAATGAAAACATCCGCCGCGCTGCGAAAATACTAGATCTCGGCGAACGGATTGAACAACTGTTGCTCAATCCGAATCGTGAGGTCAAGGTTGAGATCGCGATCGAACTCGACAACGGCCAGGTGGCGACATTCTCTGGATATCGCATTCAACACAACGATGCGCGCGGACCAATGAAGGGTGGGCTGCGCTATCATCCGACTGTCGACGCTGAGGATGTGACTGCACTTGCGTCTCTGATGACGTGGAAGACCGCAGTCGTGAACATCCCCTATGGTGGAGCGAAAGGCGGAATTAACTGTGATCCAGCAAAGCTGACTCAACGTGAGCTCGAACGGGTAACACGAAAATTTATCGCCAACATTCGCGAGATTATTGGTCCTAACGTCGATATTCCCGCACCGGATGTGAATACGAACGCGCAAACGATGGCGTGGGTGATGGATGAATACTCGCGCTTCTACGGATTCTCGCCAGCTGTTGTCACAGGGAAACCGATCGATTTGCATGGATCAGTGGGGCGTGAGGAAGCGACCGGACGAGGGGTCGCGTTTGTTACGGCTGATCTCATGGCAGAGCTTGGACGTCCGCTGCAAGGTGCACGGGTTGTTATTCAGGGATTTGGCAATGTGGGGTCGTTTGCTGCGCTTCTTCTTCATCAGGCTGGGGCTAAAGTGATTGCGGTGAGTGATGTCTCTGGCGGTTTGCGGCGTACTGAAGGACTACCGATTCCAGCGTTGTTTGATTACGCCAAATCGAACAAGGGAAGTATTACGGGATTTCCGGGAGCAGAAGCGATCAGTGGAGATGCAGTATTTACCACCCCTTGTGATGTCTTCATACCAGCAGCACTCGGTGGGGTTCTGACGGCCGACCGTGCAGCCGCACTTCCCGCTGGTGTCGTTATTGAGGCGGCGAATGCGCCTACCACACCGGAAGGGGATGCCATTCTTGCTCGTCGCCAGATTCCAGTGGTGCCAGACATCCTTGCCAATGCCGGTGGTGTGACTGTGTCCTATTTTGAATGGGTGCAAAATATCCAACAGTTTCACTGGGATATTGAACGTATCAACGGTGAACTGCGCTCGTTGATGACCAGAGCCTATCAAGATGTGAGTCAACTCGCGAAGAATCACAACGTGCCACAACGAACTGCTGCCTATGTATTAGCCTTAGGACGCGTAGCCAAGGCGACGGTCATGCGTGGCATTCAGTAGCGAGCCCGTCGGCACGCTCAGGGCAACAGTAAAAATTTCGCACGCAGCTCGACTGTCGTTCGCGCTGAGTCCTGAGCCAGGGCGAAGGATCGAAGCCTGAACGGTATCAATGGAGGGGAGACAAGGGTCATGGACTTTCAGGGACTACAACAATTTCCGCTTCTTCAGGATTTTACCAACGCTGAGTTGCGCGACCTATTGGCGACGGCCAGAGAACAAGAGCTTGCCGCCGGAGCCTTCATTTGTCGAGAAGGCGAACCTGGAGGCGCACTCTATTTTGTCGTGCGTGGCCAAGTAGAAGTGAGCAAGAAAGACAAAGAGGGCACTCCCCGTGTCATTACTCTGCTCGGTGATGGCACGCTCCTTGGTGAACTGTCGTGGATTACCGGAGCTTCATACACTGCGACTGTCCAAGCGAAACAAGACACTGCTGTGATTCGGCTTGATGGTAGAGCCTTGACTCTGCAAGTTCAGCAAAACTCGACAGGGGCGTACAAGTTTACCACCGCGCTCCTCAAGCTCTTGGCGGGGCGCCTCCTTCGTACCAACGAGCAAGTCCTCGACTCGCAATCTCAACTCGATACACAGAAGAAAGGCGAGATCGAACGTTTGCGTGAACGAATTCTCCGAGATTGGAGCTTCTAGAGAATATAGCGCGCGAGATCTTCATCTTTGACAATCGCGTCAAGTTTGTCTTTCACATACTGTGCGTCGATTGTCACTTTCCGTCCGCCGAGTTCCGGACCGTCAAAAGAAAGCTCTTCCAGTAAGCGTTCGACAACGGTATGTAGCCGTCGGGCGCCGATATTTTCCGTCCGCTCGTTGACGGTGGCAGCGATCCGCGCAATTTCTTCCGCCGCTTCTGGCAGAAACGCCAGCTTCACCTTTTCTGTTGCCAAGAGGGCTTCATATTGGGCAAGCAACGCATTCTTGGGTTCCTTGAGGATGCGGACAAAATCCTCTTGCGTGAGTGGTGACAACTCAACACGAATGGGAAAACGTCCCTGAAACTCGGGAATCAGATCCGATGGTTTGGCAATGTGAAAGGCTCCGGAAGCAATAAACAGAATGTGATCTGTTCGTATCATCCCATATTTGGTGTTGACCGTGGACCCTTCTACTAGCGGCAAGAGGTCGCGTTGCACCCCTTGTCGAGATACATCTGGACCGTGTGCCCCATCACGGCTCGCGATCTTGTCAATCTCGTCGATAAACACAATCCCACTCTGTTCAACCCGACCTACTGCCTCACGGACAACCGCATCGGCATCGACGAGTTTATCGGCTTCTTCTTGGGTGAGAATCTCTAGCGCCTCGGGCACTTTCATGCGCTGCTTTTTGCTCTTCTTCGGCATCATGTTGGAGAACATCTCTTTTAGGTGTTGCTCCATTTCTTCCATGCCTTGTGGCGCCATCACTTCAACGAATGGTGCTGCAGGTCGTGTGATTTCGATTTCGACTTCTCGATCATCGAGTTTGCCAGCATTGAGCATGCGGCGCATCTTCTCTCGTGTCCCTTGGCCAGTGGCGAGTTCACTCTCAGCACTGAACCCAGTTCGCGTGGTGGGCGGGAGCAGTAAATCGAGTAACCGTTCTTCGGCGAGGTCCCTCGCCTTGACTTGGATCCGCTCCTTCGCTTCCTGCCGCACCATGTTGACCGAGAGTTCGGTGAGGTCACGAATCATCGACTCGACATCGCGACCAACGTAACCAACCTCAGTAAATTTAGAGGCTTCCACTTTGATAAACGGGGCCTGGGCGAGACGAGCCAGGCGCCGAGCAATCTCTGTTTTTCCAACGCCGGTTGGACCAATCATCAGAATGTTTTTCGGAACGATGTCGTCACGCAGATCTTCAGGAACTTGTTGACGCCGCCAGCGATTGCGGAGGGCAATGGCAACGGCACGTTTGGCTTTCTGCTGGCCAATAATGTAGCGGTCGAGTTCGGAGACGATCTCTCTTGGCGTCATCACATGCAAGCGCGTTTCTTCAGTCAGGACAAGTTCCCGTTCTGCAGTGTTGGGCACGTTAGATCTCCTCGATCACAATTTGGTCGTTGGTAAATACGCAAATGTCT
The Deltaproteobacteria bacterium DNA segment above includes these coding regions:
- a CDS encoding glutamate dehydrogenase; translated protein: MSQLAMVNENIRRAAKILDLGERIEQLLLNPNREVKVEIAIELDNGQVATFSGYRIQHNDARGPMKGGLRYHPTVDAEDVTALASLMTWKTAVVNIPYGGAKGGINCDPAKLTQRELERVTRKFIANIREIIGPNVDIPAPDVNTNAQTMAWVMDEYSRFYGFSPAVVTGKPIDLHGSVGREEATGRGVAFVTADLMAELGRPLQGARVVIQGFGNVGSFAALLLHQAGAKVIAVSDVSGGLRRTEGLPIPALFDYAKSNKGSITGFPGAEAISGDAVFTTPCDVFIPAALGGVLTADRAAALPAGVVIEAANAPTTPEGDAILARRQIPVVPDILANAGGVTVSYFEWVQNIQQFHWDIERINGELRSLMTRAYQDVSQLAKNHNVPQRTAAYVLALGRVAKATVMRGIQ
- a CDS encoding prohibitin family protein gives rise to the protein MNTLSKILVVFVVLLSLIVFFPYPHTTGPTEVGVRTIKWHPVYKRGVMEEPREPGGTYFFSPILNDWHTFDTRLQNIEMTMSGSRGDRARRDDLLFKTIDGNDISLDAIISYRIDPQKAPHILQFVAGSDAELKDNVIRTVARSRTRDIFGELTTEQFYVAEKRNEKSEQVKAMLNEILQPYGVIVERISTKDYRFNEAYQDAVEAREVADQVAEQNKSAAKAAEEEYLKKLEEAKGEVNKMVAEADGRFRQAQIEADAYYQQQQRIAEAIEAEGIAQAKGITEMNKALAGSGGEVMVKLKIAEALAGKKILLLPLSGAGMDIKTTNMNKLLETYGLQRIVQESQDEKE
- a CDS encoding cyclic nucleotide-binding domain-containing protein, coding for MDFQGLQQFPLLQDFTNAELRDLLATAREQELAAGAFICREGEPGGALYFVVRGQVEVSKKDKEGTPRVITLLGDGTLLGELSWITGASYTATVQAKQDTAVIRLDGRALTLQVQQNSTGAYKFTTALLKLLAGRLLRTNEQVLDSQSQLDTQKKGEIERLRERILRDWSF
- the hslU gene encoding ATP-dependent protease ATPase subunit HslU, whose amino-acid sequence is MHVMTPREIVSELDRYIIGQQKAKRAVAIALRNRWRRQQVPEDLRDDIVPKNILMIGPTGVGKTEIARRLARLAQAPFIKVEASKFTEVGYVGRDVESMIRDLTELSVNMVRQEAKERIQVKARDLAEERLLDLLLPPTTRTGFSAESELATGQGTREKMRRMLNAGKLDDREVEIEITRPAAPFVEVMAPQGMEEMEQHLKEMFSNMMPKKSKKQRMKVPEALEILTQEEADKLVDADAVVREAVGRVEQSGIVFIDEIDKIASRDGAHGPDVSRQGVQRDLLPLVEGSTVNTKYGMIRTDHILFIASGAFHIAKPSDLIPEFQGRFPIRVELSPLTQEDFVRILKEPKNALLAQYEALLATEKVKLAFLPEAAEEIARIAATVNERTENIGARRLHTVVERLLEELSFDGPELGGRKVTIDAQYVKDKLDAIVKDEDLARYIL
- a CDS encoding SPFH domain-containing protein, whose product is MARRGSSDDDSDRVIDLEQFRNQLGRDSAVGQFLQGGLFRKILGPFLAVMIGLKILGFLCFTYVGPNEYGIKVVRIPIIPGLIKKGVHEKVYDSGFHLVIKPFGCEAMYLFPKDLRVFDLTGAREEAAREASVTQAARIQTSDGFFVDVDASILYKIIDPYRVFTKLGPGLAFETGGIVPKAEPVLKQTFGELATEEFYNSPLRVAKAELAKGMLNRELADYGLQVEHVLVRYFRYTKEIQKNIEERKLKDQLVFKNQAEGRAATEAANLKKVTQEGQATVDIKLQEGRAYITAKEAERDLYVRKKKAEADLLVQIAEAKKTQLRNDALQGAGSDRMVGLKMAEVYKGLDVVILPSDGANGVNPLNLDQTLKLLEVKK
- a CDS encoding metallophosphoesterase; the encoded protein is MKNTAQQHRYNALTEPLRIVNVPPASPLRSRIHEISAAAARSPLVHRMLSALLLVGLPGVGAYAQFVEPTWLRVKRLPVPLPTLPLGLDGFRIVHLSDLHVGSEVPMWFFRKVVSTVQQLAPDMIVLTGDFVHSRPEEAAELPHILQNLHAPHGVFAVLGNHDYAVNYPGDAGVPGVEEVVIAALERAGITVLRNDEVEIVAGRSRLGIYGVDELWSGDASVSLLHEDSVRTPRIVLCHNPDAVQFFPEPNTDLVLCGHTHGGQVRIPPFRPLLTMTTDRRYWGGLTARGNGWVFVSRGIGYTWRVRLGARPECVELTLRRAEKH